The following are from one region of the Jatrophihabitans telluris genome:
- a CDS encoding choice-of-anchor G family protein, whose amino-acid sequence MLLKTKAALTALATGPLLLGAVVVADDPAGAGAVVSQSRGQFLSGVIGGTSLDQVAGIDPVTAVNSGGDSVTHRDTLSVHALMNAVNLPLSGVGQLPGHDAVHLGAVSQFAQANPDGSAHGASGAISNSGGIAVGGSAAAPADASLDLSGMSEASPLSRLGNVRLGLGALSAKADQASGAAGAQTGTYQIAGLTLDLSSPALAGVTGPLVDKLSSSLASMAGQLNSAGLGVVTVTGIDRFPSAADALTSLSLGGGAITGDLKTGTVHIDLAALLKAAGLDLNGLPPNTSLMPYLSRALSASIPTAVSSMLSTLQHRYADAFANLGFSIAGTPIDAGQLKLLTPTLDQVSGSLTKALTDASAQFANTVFLPLASAFAANLDIIVNGQASSGGTFTESAVQLKLGSGATSAQLVLASASVGPSSVLTDAPAPASTPSAVSNPPVGRSRIKIDAGGGSSGSRPGWLLGAGAGFTVVALAAALMPARRRPLSERPLSERRLSERRHD is encoded by the coding sequence ATGCTGCTGAAGACGAAGGCGGCGCTGACGGCGCTGGCCACCGGCCCGCTGCTCCTCGGCGCGGTGGTGGTCGCCGACGATCCGGCCGGCGCCGGCGCGGTTGTGTCGCAGTCCCGGGGCCAGTTCCTGTCGGGCGTGATCGGCGGAACCTCGCTGGACCAGGTCGCGGGCATCGACCCGGTCACCGCGGTGAACTCCGGCGGCGACAGCGTCACCCACCGGGACACCCTGTCGGTTCATGCCCTGATGAACGCCGTGAACCTGCCGCTGTCCGGCGTTGGGCAACTTCCCGGCCACGACGCCGTCCACCTCGGCGCGGTCAGTCAGTTCGCGCAGGCGAATCCCGACGGTTCCGCCCATGGCGCCTCCGGGGCGATCAGCAACTCCGGCGGCATCGCGGTCGGCGGGTCCGCTGCCGCGCCGGCCGACGCCAGCCTCGACCTGTCCGGGATGAGCGAGGCGTCCCCCTTGAGCCGGCTCGGCAACGTGCGGCTGGGCCTGGGAGCGTTGTCCGCGAAAGCCGACCAAGCCAGCGGCGCGGCCGGCGCACAGACCGGGACCTACCAGATCGCGGGCTTGACTCTCGACCTCAGCTCACCCGCCCTGGCCGGGGTGACCGGGCCGCTGGTGGACAAGCTCAGCAGCTCGCTGGCCTCGATGGCCGGTCAGCTCAACTCCGCCGGCCTCGGCGTCGTAACCGTGACCGGGATCGACAGGTTCCCATCGGCCGCTGACGCGCTGACCTCGCTGTCGCTGGGTGGCGGCGCGATCACCGGCGACCTCAAGACGGGGACGGTCCACATCGACCTGGCCGCGTTGTTGAAGGCCGCAGGACTGGATCTCAACGGGCTGCCCCCGAACACCTCGTTGATGCCGTACCTGAGCAGGGCCCTGTCCGCGTCGATCCCGACCGCGGTCTCGTCCATGCTCAGCACGCTGCAGCACCGCTACGCCGACGCCTTCGCCAATCTGGGATTCAGCATCGCAGGCACCCCGATCGACGCCGGCCAACTGAAGCTGCTGACCCCGACGCTCGACCAGGTGTCCGGATCCCTCACCAAGGCCCTTACCGACGCGTCCGCGCAGTTCGCGAACACGGTCTTCCTGCCACTGGCCTCGGCGTTCGCCGCCAACCTCGACATCATCGTCAACGGGCAGGCCAGCTCAGGCGGGACCTTCACCGAGTCCGCGGTGCAGCTCAAGCTCGGCTCCGGCGCCACCAGCGCACAGTTGGTGTTGGCCAGCGCGTCGGTCGGGCCCAGCTCGGTCCTGACCGACGCGCCCGCACCGGCGAGTACACCGTCCGCGGTCAGCAATCCGCCGGTTGGAAGGTCGAGGATCAAGATCGACGCCGGCGGTGGCAGCTCGGGTAGCCGACCGGGGTGGCTGCTGGGCGCCGGAGCCGGATTCACCGTGGTGGCGCTGGCCGCCGCCCTCATGCCGGCTCGCCGGCGGCCCCTGTCTGAGCGGCCCCTGTCTGAGCGACGCCTGTCTGAGCGACGCCATGACTGA
- a CDS encoding LysR family transcriptional regulator, giving the protein MITLHQFRCYLATLETGSFTAAAEQLQLAQPSVSEQVRLLELSVATPLFTRVGRGLVATEAAHALRPHAERALAAVDAAQHAVASVRDLVAGTVRFGVFGTARIYLAADLAADVLDRYPGVRLELVGRNSQEVLTALRRGTVEAAIIALPIEDEGLQITPVVRDEVVYVSADPQRLARPVTPADLATATLVLSEASWGNADSTRRQLARAVQSVGGTLRPRVDVEDIEIALELAARGVGDAITARGLLHRLGDRLDPGLGWVSLRPKIWDEFAVVHRRGAELSPASRAVTELAVARMAEIGLLSRRR; this is encoded by the coding sequence ATGATCACGCTGCACCAGTTCCGCTGCTATCTGGCCACCCTGGAAACCGGGTCGTTCACCGCGGCCGCCGAGCAACTGCAGCTGGCCCAACCGTCGGTGTCCGAACAGGTGCGGCTGCTGGAGCTGAGCGTCGCAACCCCGCTGTTCACCCGCGTCGGCCGCGGGCTGGTCGCCACCGAGGCGGCTCACGCGCTGCGGCCACACGCCGAACGGGCGCTGGCCGCGGTGGACGCCGCCCAGCACGCCGTCGCCTCGGTCCGCGACCTGGTCGCCGGGACCGTCCGGTTCGGCGTCTTCGGAACCGCGCGCATCTACCTGGCCGCCGACCTCGCCGCGGACGTCCTGGACCGCTACCCCGGAGTGCGGCTGGAACTGGTCGGACGCAACTCCCAGGAGGTGCTCACCGCCCTGCGCAGGGGCACCGTGGAGGCGGCGATCATCGCCCTGCCGATCGAGGACGAAGGCCTGCAGATCACCCCGGTGGTCCGCGACGAGGTCGTCTACGTCTCGGCCGACCCGCAGCGGCTCGCCCGTCCGGTCACGCCGGCTGATCTGGCCACCGCGACCCTCGTGCTGTCCGAGGCGAGCTGGGGCAACGCCGACTCCACCCGGCGCCAACTGGCCCGCGCCGTCCAGTCGGTCGGCGGCACACTGCGCCCCCGGGTGGACGTCGAGGACATCGAGATCGCGCTGGAACTGGCCGCGCGCGGCGTGGGGGACGCGATCACCGCACGCGGCCTGCTCCATCGACTCGGCGACCGCCTCGATCCCGGACTGGGCTGGGTGTCGCTGCGGCCCAAGATCTGGGACGAGTTCGCCGTCGTCCACCGGCGCGGAGCCGAGCTGTCGCCGGCCAGCCGGGCCGTCACCGAACTAGCGGTGGCGCGGATGGCCGAGATCGGCCTGCTGTCGCGCCGTCGCTGA